The following are encoded in a window of Colletotrichum lupini chromosome 3, complete sequence genomic DNA:
- a CDS encoding 3-hydroxyacyl-CoA dehydrogenase, translating into MASRRTCQQLWRTQPTITSGIISRSITKPATIARTLPTTTTAILLPKARLTTQCRQSNSFSSQHQIRPFSSHSPKTEAAAAAPVTPKWTPPSDPTSRPVVILGAGVLGRRLAVMWASTGRPVILHDVDSSVLSSAMPYVGDALTTVCAVRETHPGRVTTSTVLEESCSGNPWMVIEALPEDPEIKREMLGKVDALVPEDCILASNSSTWPTSALRHLITRPERLLNTHYHLPPRNTYVELMTCGVTDQDLMPFLKKQMKSVGFNPLALPHESVGFVFNRIWSAVKSDTLRILQAELASPRDIDALFRDFFHAEKGPCEKMDEVGLDTVWQVERNRVNMGVVDVKKAGYTDWLEENYISRGRLGEKTGDGLYSAEERNILREKRAQAKSSYLKTDNTKPYFDEAAAMSLLSHHPV; encoded by the exons ATGGCATCTAGAAGAACCTGTCAACAACTATGGCGCACTCAACCCACCATTACAAGCGGCATCATAAGCCGAAGCATCACAAAACCAGCAACAATCGCCAGAACCCTGCCCACAACGACGACAGCAATACTCCTCCCCAAAGCCCGACTTACAACTCAATGCCGGCAATCAAATTCCTTCTCATCTCAACATCAAATTCGCCCATTCTCAAGCCATTCTCCTAAGAcggaagcagcagcagcggcgcCCGTCACCCCAAAATGGACGCCGCCTAGCGACCCCACTTCCCGGCCCGTTGTCATCCTCGGCGCGGGGGTCCTTGGTCGGCGATTAGCCGTTATGTGGGCCTCTACGGGCCGGCCCGTCATACTCCACGACGTTGACTCGAGCGTGCTTTCCTCTGCGATGCCCTACGTCGGGGATGCGCTCACCACGGTTTGTGCTGTTCGTGAGACGCATCCGGGTCGGGTTACGACCAGCACTGTTTTGGAGGAATCGTGCAGTGGAAACCCTTGGATGGTCATTGAAGCTCTCCCCGAGGATCCAGAGATCAAGCGCGAGATGCTGGGGAAAGTCGATGCACTCGTTCCTGAAGACTGTATCCTGGCGTCCAACAGCTCGACATGGCCGACATCAGCTCTAAGACATCTGATTACCCGGCCGGAACGCCTACTGAACACGCATTATCACCTTCCACCGCGGAATACATACGTCGAGCTCATGACTTGCGGCGTTACAGACCAAGACCTCATGCCCTTCCTAAAGAAGCAGATGAAGAGCGTGGGATTCAACCCTCTGGCACTTCCCCATGAGTCTGTTGGCTTCGTCTTCAACCGGATATGGTCCGCCGTCAAGTCAGACACGCTACGCATCCTACAGGCGGAACTCGCTTCACCCCGGGATATTGACGCCCTCTTCAGAGACTTCTTCCACGCCGAGAAAGGGCCCTGTGAGAAGATGGACGAGGTCGGGCTGGACACTGTGTGGCAGGTTGAAAGGAACAGGGTGAACATGGGGGTCGTGGATGTAAAGAAGGCCGGGTACACGGACTGGTTGGAGGAGAACTACATTTCTAGGGGGAGGCTTGGGGAGAAGACGGGAGATGGGCTGTACTCGGCCGAGGAGAGGAACATCTTGCGTGAGAAGAGGGCTCAGGCGAAGAGCTCGTATCTGAA AACTGATAACACAAAGCCATACTTTGATGAAGCAGCAGCAATGTCACTGCTCAGCCACCATCCCGTCTGA
- a CDS encoding peptidase family M28 gives MALPLVRGHPVRGLWIAFLHLLFAASVCAYTPLSAAVLKNVTVSEADFDIHNGPLLAPILIPRVPGTDGQLKTQQHFVDFFTKNLPKWNIQWQNSTDKTPATGNTDIPFQNLIIRREPPWTKPGQANYLTLVAHYDSKIEPKGFIGATDSAAPCAMLLHVARALDPMMTQMYDEMVALGENGGTVPQDMGLQILLLDGEEAFKSWTDTDSLYGARSLALEWENTFNPAMSHYKNPLEQISMFVLLDLLGSAEPKVPSYFQSTHWAYKAMADIEKRMRDLNLLESKPKMPFLYDINKVNKMFGRSGIGDDHVPFMMKGVNILHMIPSPFPDVWHTTQDDGEHLDMPTVRDWTKIVTAFTMEWLDAMEIMPEEAQR, from the exons ATGGCCCTCCCTCTCGTGAGAGGCCATCCCGTCCGCGGACTCTGGATCGCGTTCCTTCACCTCCTTTTCGCGGCTTCGGTATGCGCCTACACACCGCTCTCAGCAGCCGTGCTCAAGAACGTCACCGTATCCGAGGCCGACTTTGACATTCACAACGGCCCATTGCTGGCCCCCATTCTCATCCCCCGAGTGCCCGGCACGGATGGGCAGCTCAAAACTCAACAGCATTTTGTTGATTTCTTCACCAAGAACTTGCCGAAATGGAACATACAATGGCAAAACTCAACAGATAAGACACCCGCCACGGGAAATACCGATATCCCGTTTCAGAATCTCATCATCAGGCGCGAACCACCATGGACGAAGCCTGGCCAGGCCAACTATCTCACCCTGGTGGCGCATTATGACAGCAAGATCGAACCCAAGGGCTTTATCGGCGCGACGGATAGTGCTGCGCCGTGCGCTATGCTTCTGCACGTTGCGAGGGCGCTGGATCCGATGATGACCCAGATGTACGATGAGATGGTTGCCCTCGGAGAGAACGGTGGCACAGTTCCCCAGGATATGGGTCTGCAGATTCTGCTTCTCGATGGAGAGGAAGCTTTCAAGTCCTGGACGGACACCGACTCACTATATGGCGCCAG GTCCCTGGCTCTCGAATGGGAGAACACATTCAACCCCGCCATGTCTCATTACAAGAACCCCCTGGAGCAAATTAGCATGTTCGTCCTGCTTGACCTCCTCGGCTCAGCAGAGCCTAAGGTCCCTTCCTACTTTCAGTCAACCCACTGGGCCTACAAGGCCATGGCCGACATTGAGAAGCGCATGCGTGACCTCAACTTACTCGAGAGCAAGCCCAAGATGCCGTTCCTATACGACATCAACAAGGTGAACAAGATGTTTGGACGTAGTGGCATCGGCGACGACCATGTCCCCTTCATGATGAAGGGCGTCAACATTCTGCATATGATTCCCTCGCCTTTCCCAGACGTATGGCACACCACGCAGGATGATGGGGAGCACCTCGATATGCCGACGGTGAGGGACTGGACGAAGATTGTGACGGCATTTACGATGGAGTGGCTTGACGCGATGGAAATAATGCCTGAAGAGGCCCAGAGGTAG
- a CDS encoding asparagine synthase, whose translation MTNIQRGRKPPSRESRIAAAQSQTSVFLTLTSTVLALRGDHVTQQPFRDASSGSVLCWNGEAWKIAGGPVQGNDGEAIFALLTAASSRSAEEDAVLNVLRRIEGPFAFVYFDATSSRLFYGRDRLGRRSLLLNGEGGIRLSSIAENTSSSWAEVEADGIYVVDLVAWHSDSLKSSSPRSWTPGETETVLNIGVFSMTLPPSDVQPLSAVSPSVQAVKQQMTESLRLRVLNVPEPPAHDAGNDTRVAVLFSGGLDCTILARMASDLVPSDQGIDLINVAFENPRLAAKADNSPGAPSLYEACPDRITGRKSFAELTTVCPARNWRFIAVGSFSLIQLSALTDPWQVDVPYQEVLEHRSQVISLMYPHNTEMDLSIAYALYFAARGIGMSQSSPSDPAVKYTTPARVLLSGLGADELFGGYVRHTTAFSRRGYPGLLEELKLDVSRLGKRNLGRDDRAMSHWSREVRFPFLDEQFVKWAIECPVWEKCDFGYPEGDSGVDPEKRVLRLLARDLGMGAVAQEKKRAIQFGSRTAKMESGKTKGTTLIAP comes from the exons ATGACCAACATCCAACGCGGTCGCAAGCCTCCTTCCCGTGAATCGCGGATCGCAGCAGCCCAGTCACAGAC CTCTGTCTTTCTGACTCTCACCTCGACTGTTCTGGCTCTGCGCGGTGACCACGTCACTCAGCAGCCCTTTCGCGACGCGTCTTCTGGGTCTGTCCTGTGCTGGAACGGCGAAGCCTGGAAGATTGCAGGGGGACCCGTCCAAGGGAACGACGGAGAGGCAATCTTTGCTTTGCTCACCGCGGCCAGTAGCCGCAGCGCTGAAGAAGATGCGGTCTTGAATGTACTGCGCAGAATTGAGGGCCCTTTCGCGTTTGTCTACTTTGACGCGACTTCTTCCCGTCTATTCTATGGTCGCGATCGACTTGGTCGACGATCGTTGCTGCTCAATGGAGAGGGTGGAATCAGATTATCTAGCATTGCTGAGAACACATCATCTTCGTGGGCAGAGGTGGAAGCAGATGGCATCTACGTCGTAGACTTGGTAGCCTGGCACAGTGACTCACTGAAGTCAAGCTCACCTCGCTCTTGGACGCCAGGCGAGACTGAGACG GTCCTCAACATTGGAGTCTTCAGTATGACACTCCCGCCATCTGATGTTCAGCCGCTGTCAGCAGTGTCACCGTCAGTGCAGGCAGTCAAACAGCAGATGACCGAGTCGCTCAGATTGCGCGTTTTAAACGTTCCTGAACCCCCAGCCCACGATGCTGGCAACGACACGCGAGTAGCTGTCTTGTTCTCTGGCGGCTTGGACTGTACAATCCTCGCGCGGATGGCTAGCGACTTGGTTCCATCTGATCAAGGCATCGACCTGATCAACGTGGCTTTCGAGAACCCTCGCTTAGCAGCGAAGGCTGACAACTCCCCTGGTGCGCCAAGTCTCTATGAGGCTTGTCCAGACAGAATCACGGGAAGGAAGTCCTTTGCCGAGCTGACTACTGTCTGCCCAGCTAGAAATTGGAGATTCATCGCCGTAGGTTCCTTTAGCTTGATACAGCTATCTGCCCTTACTGACCCTTGGCAGGTTGACGTTCCTTACCAGGAAGTACTCGAGCACCGGAGCCAAGTGATCTCTTTGATGTATCCCCATAACACCGAGATGGATCTCTCCATCGCCTACGCCCTCTACTTTGCCGCCCGCGGCATCGGCATGTCACAAAGTAGCCCGTCAGACCCAGCCGTCAAATATACCACGCCAGCGCGAGTGCTTCTCTCTGGCCTCGGGGCCGACGAACTCTTTGGCGGCTATGTACGGCATACCACTGCATTTTCAAGGAGGGGCTACCCGGGCCTGCTCGAGGAACTCAAGCTAGATGTTAGCCGGCTGGGCAAGCGCAACTTGGGACGCGACGATAGAGCCATGTCTCACTGGAGCCGGGAAGTACGATTCCCGTTCCTTGATGAACAGTTTGTGAAGTGGGCCATCGAGTGTCCGGTCTGGGAGAAGTGTGACTTTGGCTATCCCGAAGGCGACTCGGGGGTCGATCCTGAGAAGCGAGTGCTGAGGCTTCTTGCGAGGGATCTTGGCATGGGCGCAGTTGCCCAAGAGAAGAAGAGAGCG ATTCAATTCGGCTCGAGGACCGCAAAGATGGAGAGTGGAAAGACAAAGGGAACAACACTCATTGCTCCATGA
- a CDS encoding major facilitator superfamily transporter yields MLEKRNSVERSRGDTDASNKDMGSTPAGAGAGATAGPGEAVAAAAAEEKEASVPQEVIRNSAANSVRDGGFRGGDDEKRVSTGGGNETRSPSPSPSNSDCESHRDGGEKGGRKGVVGATVWFLTWTPRKLRYDSKNPPQFTLGLNFLFAVAATFTVANLYYNQPVLNRIAETFNVSFERASSVATLMQAGYAAGLLFICPLGDMLRRRPFILGLIWVTAMLWLGLCLTNSFQAFLGLSFIVGATTVTPQLMLPLVADMAPPERKASSLSITTSGLMLGMLIARLLSGIVANYTSWRNIYWFSFGAQNLLLVLLFFFVPDYPSTNPDGLNYFRALWTIVTMLFTEPILVQACLIGFFISSIFTSFWTTLTFLLASPPYEYPSITIGLFSLIGIAAICGGPVYGRLIMDRYVPWLSSVLGQTVILIGCIIGAFTGTFTVAGPVIQAICIDMGIQTAQTANRTAIYTINPKARNRVNTAYMVCVFCGQLTGTAVGNRLYAQGGWRYSAGTSIGFIGLSLIITMLKGPREKSWIGWRGGFKLRKDAPKPQPASPEESQGPVQEPVEKRTDIGAGGEENRR; encoded by the exons ATGCTGGAGAAGCGAAACTCTGTTGAACGCAGCAGAGGTGACACGGACGCCAGCAACAAGGACATGGGCTCAACGCCCGCAGGCGCAGGCGCAGGCGCAACGGCAGGGCCTGGCGAGGCggtggctgctgctgctgcggaagaaaaagaagcctCCGTGCCGCAGGAAGTAATACGGAATTCAGCCGCGAACTCTGTTCGGGATGGCGGCTTTcgcggcggcgacgacgagAAGCGGGTATCCACGGGCGGTGGTAACGAGACGAGGTCGCCGTCACCGTCACCTTCGAATTCGGACTGCGAATCGCATCGAGATGGTGGTGAGAAGGGCGGTCGCAAAGGAGTTGTTGGCGCAACAGTTTGGTTTCTGACCTGGACGCCGAGGAAGTTGCGATATGATTCCAAGAATCCTCCTCAATTCACTCTCGGCCTCAACTTTCTGTTTGCAGTT GCGGCAACGTTCACCGTCGCGAACCTGTACTACAACCAACCGGTTCTCAACAGAATCGCAGAGACATTCAACGTCAGCTTCGAGAGGGCATCGTCGGTCGCGACGCTGATGCAAGCCGGCTATGCAGCAGGCTTGCTCTTCATCTGCCCTCTGGGCGACATGCTGCGCCGGCGGCCATTCATCCTAGGCCTCATCTGGGTGACAGCGATGCTG TGGCTCGGCCTATGCCTAACAAACTCCTTCCAAGCCTTCCTAGGCCTATCCTTCATCGTCGGCGCCACGACAGTAACACCGCAACTCATGCTCCCGCTCGTGGCAGACATGGCGCCCCCCGAACGCAAAGCAAGCTCCCTCTCCATAACGACATCAGGCCTCATGCTCGGCATGCTCATCGCGCGGCTGCTGTCCGGTATCGTGGCGAACTACACCTCCTGGCGCAACATCTACTGGTTCTCCTTCGGGGCGCAGAACCTGCTGCTGGTgctgctcttcttcttcgtgCCGGATTACCCCTCGACGAACCCGGACGGGCTGAATTACTTCCGCGCGCTGTGGACGATTGTGACGATGTTGTTCACGGAGCCGATACTGGTCCAGGCGTGTCTGATTGGGTTCTTCATCAGTTCCATCTTTACGTCCTTTTGGACGACGTTGACGTTCTTGTTGGCTTCGCCGCCGTATGAGTACCCGTCCATTACCATCGGCTTATTCTCGCTGATCGGCATCGCGGCGATCTGCGGTGGGCCGGTGTATGGACGATTGATTATGGACCGATACGTGCCGTGGCTGTCTTCTGTGCTCGGGCAGACGGTCATTCTCATCGGGTGTATCATTGGTGCTTTTACGGGTACTTTTACCGTCGCCGGCCCTGTGATCCAGGCGATTTGCATCGATATGGGTATTCAGACTGCGCAGACTGCCAACCGGACTGCGATTTACACTATCAACCCCAAGGCGAGGAACAGGGTGAACACGGCGTACATGGTGTGCGTGTTTTGCGGCCAGTTGACGGGCACGGCGGTGGGGAATAGATTATACGCGCAGGGCGGATGGAGGTACAGCGCGGGCACCTCAA TTGGATTTATCGGGTTGTCACTGATCATCACCATGCTCAAAGGCCCACGAGAGAAGAGCTGGATCGGATGGAGGGGCGGTTTCAAGCTGCGCAAAGACGCGCCGAAACCTCAGCCGGCCTCACCCGAAGAATCACAGGGGCCGGTACAGGAGCCGGTGGAGAAAAGGACGGATATCGGCGCCGGTGGTGAGGAAAATCGGCGGTGA